The following are encoded in a window of Brevibacillus ruminantium genomic DNA:
- a CDS encoding amidase domain-containing protein produces MLKKLVAAIVMTFLFTSVLAGSYTLKATEGVDEESSKQFLEKLYNARAKMLVDRNISALEPYYILEEKQGRAALGREKARMKYIQAWAKERGVAFTDVETRIRIARIKKVGDGFRVGLVQSLKLTYQYPTDGTLHSFGVGTRHGLTIKRQGGEWRVKQEWYLDPLDENPELIPVHKKPHVSGVISLPQQPVGKVSGKRKYNREKAVEYANKYAGTAFFAGNNNRYNPKYLDYTYQGGDCTNFTSQVIGDREEGGGLPMRGGWFYKYKQGGSAAWVRTDSLKHFLLSSGYGKLIARGNYNAVAKPTKKFPHSALAELRPGDLIGYEMGGDLDHFSVVTALDPKGYVLVNSHTADRYHVPWDLGWDKHTKFLLIRMVD; encoded by the coding sequence ATGTTGAAAAAATTGGTGGCCGCGATCGTCATGACATTTCTTTTCACGTCGGTCCTCGCAGGGTCTTACACGCTAAAAGCGACAGAGGGAGTAGACGAGGAAAGCAGCAAACAGTTTTTGGAAAAGCTGTACAACGCGAGGGCCAAGATGTTGGTAGATCGCAACATTAGTGCATTGGAGCCCTACTATATCCTCGAAGAGAAGCAGGGGAGGGCGGCACTTGGGCGTGAAAAAGCGAGGATGAAATATATCCAAGCCTGGGCCAAAGAACGCGGTGTCGCCTTTACCGATGTCGAGACGCGCATTCGTATTGCGCGGATCAAAAAGGTCGGCGACGGCTTCAGAGTGGGATTGGTTCAATCCTTGAAGCTGACCTATCAATACCCAACGGATGGGACACTCCACTCTTTTGGGGTTGGGACCAGACACGGATTAACCATCAAACGGCAGGGCGGCGAATGGCGGGTAAAACAGGAGTGGTATCTGGACCCTCTTGATGAAAATCCTGAGTTGATCCCGGTACACAAAAAGCCCCATGTCAGCGGCGTTATTTCTCTTCCGCAGCAGCCTGTCGGAAAGGTGAGCGGAAAGCGGAAGTACAACCGGGAAAAGGCAGTCGAATACGCTAATAAATATGCAGGCACCGCTTTTTTTGCCGGGAATAACAACCGCTACAATCCAAAATACCTGGATTACACGTACCAAGGCGGGGATTGTACGAATTTTACTTCACAGGTGATCGGAGATCGTGAAGAAGGCGGCGGCTTGCCCATGAGAGGCGGCTGGTTTTACAAATACAAGCAGGGTGGATCTGCCGCGTGGGTAAGAACGGACTCCCTCAAGCACTTTTTATTGTCCAGCGGCTACGGGAAGCTGATTGCACGAGGAAACTACAATGCGGTCGCCAAGCCCACCAAGAAATTTCCGCACTCAGCCCTGGCAGAGCTGAGGCCAGGCGACTTGATCGGCTACGAAATGGGAGGCGATCTCGACCATTTTTCCGTTGTGACGGCACTTGATCCCAAGGGGTACGTTCTGGTCAATTCGCATACGGCTGACCGCTATCATGTTCCCTGGGATCTTGGCTGGGACAAGCATACAAAGTTTTTGCTGATTCGCATGGTCGATTAG
- a CDS encoding polysaccharide deacetylase family protein has translation MNLTATSLFLCISLSLSSLVHPLSSKAPDKGRDYYEERGDVVWEVKTEHPMIALTFDDGPDPVYTPQILALLKKYDAKATFFVLGAHVKKNPELSRSIVGAGHEIGNHTYSHPNFFKLRPDQIQQEIEITSEIITAVTGKTPVLFRPPGGVYNETIVNTVKNLGLLTVMWSWHQDTRDWSNPGVNKIVRKVLNNARRGDIVLFHDYGGNRSQTVRALEKILPELKRRGFHFVTVSELIHIRGKLPVHMKN, from the coding sequence ATGAATCTGACCGCAACGTCTCTTTTCCTTTGTATATCCCTCAGTTTGTCGTCGTTGGTACATCCTTTATCTTCAAAAGCTCCCGACAAAGGAAGAGATTACTATGAAGAGCGGGGAGATGTCGTCTGGGAAGTAAAGACGGAACACCCCATGATCGCGCTCACATTTGATGATGGACCAGATCCGGTGTATACCCCGCAAATACTTGCGCTCTTAAAGAAGTACGACGCGAAAGCGACTTTTTTTGTTTTGGGTGCACATGTAAAGAAAAACCCGGAGCTTTCACGTTCGATTGTGGGTGCAGGACATGAAATTGGCAATCATACGTACAGTCATCCCAATTTTTTCAAGCTGCGGCCTGATCAGATTCAACAAGAGATTGAAATCACGTCTGAGATCATTACGGCTGTCACGGGCAAAACTCCCGTCTTATTTCGGCCTCCTGGGGGTGTCTATAACGAAACCATTGTGAATACGGTGAAAAATTTGGGACTTTTGACAGTTATGTGGTCCTGGCATCAGGACACCCGGGATTGGAGTAATCCAGGCGTGAACAAAATCGTCAGAAAGGTATTAAACAATGCCCGACGAGGAGATATTGTTCTCTTCCACGACTATGGCGGCAACCGTTCCCAAACCGTCCGGGCTTTGGAAAAAATCCTCCCCGAGCTAAAGCGGAGAGGTTTTCATTTTGTAACGGTTTCCGAACTGATTCACATCAGAGGAAAGCTGCCCGTACACATGAAAAACTAA
- a CDS encoding class F sortase, whose amino-acid sequence MRKSFVLIGVLFIICTACSSAANDGKTDGLLAADHITNHSAALKADDQARLSNTEGTGQTSHPQTGRPTGLATHSAELTDTAKSKNAVLGTDTTAAETVKHATAEAVNHTSAEAVNHAETETANQAATNVDHTTNKPADAGDKMAKTSAPEQVAEAKPQQVVKGFQAAKIRIPAIRLQTAIEKVGVLANGQMGVPKSFDKVGILAPWTNPGELGSAVIAGHFDHYTGPAVFYRLRDLKAGDEIIVSDPKGSSLTFQVTRVESFKTSEAPVEEIFSQSKGAHLNLITCSGKYNRKTGEHEKRLVVFSKLAKTM is encoded by the coding sequence ATGAGGAAAAGTTTTGTTCTGATAGGGGTCTTATTCATTATATGTACGGCTTGCTCTTCCGCAGCAAACGACGGAAAAACGGATGGATTGCTTGCCGCGGATCACATCACAAACCATTCAGCTGCGCTTAAGGCAGACGATCAAGCCAGGCTGTCAAACACAGAGGGAACGGGACAGACGAGCCACCCTCAAACAGGGCGGCCAACAGGGCTTGCCACACATTCAGCGGAATTAACGGATACTGCAAAATCAAAAAATGCGGTGCTGGGTACGGACACAACTGCTGCCGAAACGGTAAAGCATGCTACTGCAGAAGCGGTAAACCATACGTCGGCAGAAGCAGTTAACCATGCGGAGACAGAAACAGCAAACCAAGCGGCGACTAACGTAGACCATACTACTAATAAACCAGCAGATGCAGGCGACAAAATGGCGAAAACGTCCGCGCCAGAACAAGTAGCCGAAGCCAAACCGCAACAAGTCGTAAAGGGCTTTCAAGCCGCCAAAATTCGCATCCCCGCGATACGTCTGCAAACGGCCATTGAAAAAGTAGGGGTTTTGGCCAATGGCCAAATGGGAGTCCCCAAGTCTTTTGACAAGGTGGGGATTTTGGCGCCCTGGACCAATCCCGGAGAGCTGGGCAGTGCCGTGATTGCCGGACATTTTGACCATTACACCGGACCTGCTGTCTTTTATCGGTTGCGTGATTTAAAGGCCGGGGATGAGATCATCGTCTCCGATCCGAAAGGCTCTAGTCTAACCTTTCAGGTTACGCGGGTGGAATCCTTTAAAACCAGTGAAGCGCCTGTTGAAGAAATTTTTTCCCAGTCAAAGGGGGCTCACTTGAATCTCATCACCTGTTCTGGTAAATACAATCGCAAAACAGGAGAGCATGAGAAAAGGCTGGTCGTTTTTTCAAAGCTGGCGAAAACCATGTAA
- a CDS encoding DUF4179 domain-containing protein codes for MNKLDQQISAVLERVAQREQMPEFTMPEADSIKEEAGRLTRKRHWFRWTSMSIATAGAILFLVGVGTYVSPEFASQVKGVLGQSGGNTEPGKEAQVPAEISPVSPSDAADFFPPGEVDGGIEKAVKDGFVQVVNASVADQGITFWVKAIMADPTRVVVAYQITGPDGKPLKREKQENLVAELVGSIRLVNELGEGIMNHPRPTATARAAGKQGPDIGFLDFSDLDGEETEQMKLLVDISTLGNVEGKWKLEVPFSLKKAMEATKTIPINKEYVTPQGLKIILHEVTQAPSSTVLKWETMWEEQAKKRLEQYAKEMSGKTQNKRYASDPFQHYDVELRILDRNGMDVGVSQREAEMGRRGHLDDYNLGRDEFGHFIRNSRYTPFGDQGPYTFVLDAVTMVEPVSLTIPFEPAKLQNSPKQAEYEGSLFTVKQLKEGDEGDRRARKKLELEASLQDISSIEHVWWELKDQNGKSYPIRGSSYTWNGEDEQGRSLVQMELKLEEMEEIPTQLTLSLAAVNKRYPDGKWKVELPKKFPSTVKP; via the coding sequence ATGAATAAGCTGGATCAGCAAATCTCAGCCGTACTGGAGCGAGTAGCCCAGCGCGAGCAAATGCCGGAGTTTACGATGCCGGAAGCAGACAGTATAAAGGAGGAGGCGGGTCGGCTCACGCGTAAACGGCACTGGTTTCGCTGGACCTCGATGTCGATTGCGACAGCAGGAGCCATCCTCTTTCTCGTCGGTGTCGGAACCTATGTCTCACCAGAGTTTGCATCCCAGGTAAAAGGTGTGCTGGGTCAAAGCGGGGGAAACACAGAACCGGGCAAAGAAGCACAGGTGCCTGCGGAAATTTCCCCCGTGTCCCCATCGGATGCTGCTGATTTCTTTCCGCCAGGAGAAGTGGATGGCGGCATCGAGAAAGCAGTGAAGGACGGGTTTGTTCAGGTGGTGAACGCCTCTGTTGCCGATCAGGGAATCACGTTTTGGGTGAAGGCAATCATGGCTGATCCAACCCGGGTCGTAGTTGCGTATCAAATCACCGGACCGGATGGCAAGCCGCTCAAGCGAGAGAAGCAAGAGAACCTTGTTGCAGAACTGGTGGGCAGCATCCGGCTAGTCAATGAACTTGGTGAAGGGATTATGAATCATCCCAGGCCCACGGCTACTGCGCGTGCTGCCGGTAAGCAGGGACCTGATATTGGCTTTCTTGATTTTTCAGACCTGGACGGAGAAGAAACAGAGCAGATGAAGCTTCTCGTCGATATCAGCACACTGGGAAACGTCGAGGGGAAATGGAAGCTTGAGGTGCCATTTTCCTTAAAGAAAGCAATGGAAGCCACCAAGACGATACCTATTAATAAGGAATACGTGACCCCACAGGGATTGAAAATCATACTGCATGAAGTCACACAGGCGCCATCGTCAACCGTACTCAAATGGGAAACGATGTGGGAGGAGCAAGCGAAGAAGAGACTGGAGCAGTATGCCAAGGAGATGTCAGGCAAAACGCAAAACAAAAGGTATGCTTCTGATCCCTTTCAACATTACGATGTGGAGTTGCGGATTCTGGACCGGAACGGCATGGACGTTGGCGTTTCCCAGAGAGAAGCGGAAATGGGAAGACGAGGGCACCTGGACGATTATAATCTCGGCCGTGATGAATTCGGTCACTTTATCCGGAATTCGAGATATACGCCGTTTGGCGATCAGGGCCCCTATACCTTCGTTCTGGACGCGGTTACCATGGTGGAGCCAGTCTCCCTGACCATTCCTTTTGAGCCGGCGAAGCTGCAAAATAGCCCAAAGCAGGCGGAATATGAGGGAAGTCTGTTCACCGTCAAGCAACTAAAGGAGGGGGACGAAGGCGATCGGAGGGCGAGAAAGAAGCTGGAGCTGGAAGCCTCTCTGCAGGATATTTCTTCGATTGAACATGTCTGGTGGGAGCTAAAGGATCAAAACGGAAAGTCATATCCGATCCGCGGTTCCAGTTATACTTGGAATGGCGAGGATGAGCAAGGGCGCAGTTTGGTTCAAATGGAGTTGAAACTGGAGGAAATGGAAGAAATTCCGACACAGTTGACGCTTTCACTCGCAGCAGTCAATAAGAGATATCCGGATGGAAAATGGAAGGTTGAATTGCCGAAAAAATTCCCATCTACAGTCAAGCCATAA
- a CDS encoding RNA polymerase sigma factor, protein MKEIEWLAKSRNGDSASFEQLVRPHLETAYRTAYLIIHDRQLAQDAVQEALFEVFRSLDRFDPARGTSFRTWFAKIVMHRALNAVRRQKPMGEFQEWADMSANPLDSVIEREQQQAIWKAICSMKVKHRTVVILYYYGDFQVSEIAQVLGLFEGTVKSRLHYARKQIAAQMQGWVEGRAMSRMGVSGNE, encoded by the coding sequence ATGAAGGAAATAGAATGGCTCGCAAAGAGTCGAAACGGGGATAGTGCCAGCTTTGAGCAGTTGGTTCGGCCCCATTTGGAGACCGCCTATCGGACCGCTTATCTCATCATCCACGATCGTCAGCTGGCCCAGGATGCCGTGCAGGAAGCGTTGTTTGAAGTTTTTCGGTCGCTGGATCGCTTTGATCCCGCCAGAGGGACATCTTTTCGCACGTGGTTTGCCAAGATTGTGATGCATCGTGCGCTCAATGCCGTTCGGCGTCAAAAACCGATGGGTGAATTCCAGGAGTGGGCAGATATGTCGGCCAATCCGCTCGACAGTGTAATCGAAAGAGAGCAGCAGCAAGCGATTTGGAAAGCGATCTGTTCGATGAAGGTCAAGCATCGGACTGTCGTCATCCTGTACTACTATGGGGATTTTCAAGTCTCGGAAATAGCGCAGGTGCTGGGTCTGTTTGAGGGAACCGTAAAATCTCGGCTGCACTATGCGCGCAAACAGATTGCGGCACAGATGCAAGGCTGGGTAGAGGGAAGAGCGATGTCCAGGATGGGAGTGAGTGGAAATGAATAA
- the argH gene encoding argininosuccinate lyase: protein MKLWGGRFTKPTNQLVEEYTASISFDKQMWRQDIVGSLAHVAMLGKCGILPMDEVRQIIAGLKKVKEKIERGQVQFLVENEDVHMNIEKMLIEEIGPVGGKLHTGRSRNDQVALDMHLYLREKLMEIIQLSMYLQEALLEQANNHLDTVMPGYTHLQRAQPVLFGYHMMAYVSMLQRDIERMRDCWKRVNVLPLGAGALAGTTFPIDRAFVAEMLQFDGIYLNSMDAVSDRDFIVEFLATSSLLMAHLSRLCEELVIWSSQEFAFVELDDAFCTGSSIMPQKKNPDVAELVRGKTGRVYGNLFGLLTVLKGLPLAYNKDMQEDKEGMFDTVATLHGALALLTPMIQTMQVRADRMRQAVTQDFSNATDLADYLVRKGMPFRQAHEVVGRAVLYCIEQQKYLLDLTLEEYKTFSALIDGDVYEALAVETVVNARNVLGGTARNQVEVQIAEYRKLLADTHGWVHQNSQKVMIESLIDVGSPA, encoded by the coding sequence ATGAAACTGTGGGGAGGACGCTTCACAAAGCCGACGAATCAGCTTGTAGAGGAATATACAGCTTCCATTTCTTTTGACAAGCAGATGTGGCGGCAAGACATCGTCGGCAGCCTGGCTCACGTAGCAATGCTGGGCAAGTGCGGCATCCTGCCGATGGACGAAGTCAGACAAATCATTGCCGGTCTGAAAAAGGTAAAAGAGAAGATCGAGCGGGGGCAAGTGCAGTTTCTCGTAGAAAACGAGGATGTGCACATGAATATTGAAAAAATGCTGATCGAGGAGATCGGTCCGGTAGGCGGCAAGCTGCATACCGGACGGAGCCGCAACGATCAGGTGGCACTTGATATGCACCTCTATTTGCGGGAAAAGCTGATGGAGATCATCCAGCTTTCCATGTACCTGCAGGAAGCACTGTTGGAGCAGGCGAACAATCATCTCGACACAGTGATGCCGGGTTACACCCACTTGCAGCGTGCTCAGCCGGTTCTCTTCGGCTACCACATGATGGCCTATGTTTCCATGCTGCAGCGCGACATTGAGCGGATGCGCGACTGCTGGAAGCGGGTCAATGTCCTGCCGCTGGGAGCGGGAGCGCTTGCCGGGACGACGTTCCCGATTGATCGCGCATTCGTCGCCGAGATGCTGCAGTTTGACGGAATCTATTTAAACAGCATGGATGCCGTAAGTGACCGCGACTTTATCGTTGAGTTCCTGGCAACCAGTTCTCTGCTGATGGCTCATCTCTCACGCCTGTGCGAGGAACTGGTCATCTGGAGCAGCCAGGAGTTCGCTTTTGTCGAGCTGGACGATGCCTTTTGCACGGGCTCCAGCATCATGCCTCAGAAGAAAAATCCGGATGTGGCTGAGCTTGTCCGCGGGAAAACAGGACGTGTCTACGGGAATCTGTTTGGGCTGTTGACGGTACTCAAAGGACTGCCGCTGGCCTACAACAAAGATATGCAGGAAGACAAGGAAGGCATGTTCGATACGGTGGCTACTCTGCACGGGGCTTTGGCGCTGTTGACGCCGATGATTCAGACGATGCAGGTCAGAGCTGACCGGATGCGCCAGGCGGTGACGCAGGATTTCTCCAATGCGACTGATTTGGCTGACTATCTGGTTCGCAAGGGGATGCCGTTCCGTCAAGCGCATGAAGTAGTAGGGCGTGCCGTGCTTTACTGCATCGAGCAGCAAAAATACCTGCTCGATCTCACGCTGGAGGAGTACAAAACCTTCTCTGCTCTTATCGACGGGGACGTGTACGAAGCTCTGGCTGTGGAAACCGTGGTAAACGCCCGCAATGTCTTGGGTGGAACCGCGCGCAATCAGGTAGAGGTACAGATTGCGGAATATCGGAAGCTTCTCGCCGATACGCATGGCTGGGTCCATCAAAACAGTCAGAAGGTCATGATCGAATCCTTGATTGACGTCGGATCACCAGCGTAA
- a CDS encoding oligosaccharide flippase family protein — protein sequence MRAKKITGAFEQLVMRAGLIAMVKVIGTIGKMFLFRVLGAEGTGLFQMAYALFGLLITLATGGFSTALTFFTASNARVGERLLHVILPIVAFLACVGALLTYVYAPEISSWMGNQDLIIPLRFLLPALIIVPVLNLIRGYLQGMERYRSIAVSELVEQTVRIVGMILLATFLLDAGLTKAVGGAVAAAAIGALGAFLFLLPALRRSFSEDTDSFGRDLRLVGKLPVGGVFRMAMAILATRIILPLHDFLDSLIIPNRLIQGGMSEVEAATVFGEYIGMVSTIVYTPTLITAALSHIMAAKLASDWERGRLPSFHQRVRKALSAGAWWGLLASTGLFLCGPTLSYLVYGNTSLGGEIRSLALLPLLCGIRELTTTILWTANNKNGPILGLLFASFASTGVTYVVVGIPEWSLAGIIWGMVAFEVVGAAANLLMIHRIKR from the coding sequence ATGAGAGCAAAAAAAATCACAGGTGCTTTTGAACAATTGGTCATGCGTGCTGGACTGATTGCGATGGTGAAAGTGATTGGGACGATCGGGAAAATGTTTCTGTTTCGCGTGCTGGGAGCAGAAGGTACCGGTCTGTTCCAGATGGCGTATGCGTTGTTTGGTCTGTTGATCACGCTGGCCACAGGCGGATTCTCCACGGCGCTTACCTTTTTTACAGCTTCAAATGCCCGGGTAGGTGAGCGGCTCCTCCACGTTATTTTGCCGATTGTTGCGTTTCTGGCATGCGTCGGGGCGCTGCTCACCTATGTTTACGCTCCAGAGATATCGAGTTGGATGGGAAATCAGGACTTGATCATCCCCCTCCGCTTTTTGCTTCCGGCGCTGATCATCGTGCCGGTTTTAAATCTGATCCGAGGGTACCTTCAGGGAATGGAGCGGTATCGGAGTATTGCCGTATCGGAACTGGTTGAACAAACCGTGCGGATTGTCGGGATGATTCTCCTGGCTACCTTTTTGCTGGACGCCGGGCTAACTAAGGCGGTAGGGGGAGCTGTTGCGGCCGCAGCGATTGGTGCTCTCGGCGCATTTTTGTTTTTGCTTCCCGCGCTGCGGCGTTCTTTTTCGGAAGATACCGACTCTTTTGGCCGGGATTTGCGTCTGGTTGGCAAATTGCCAGTGGGAGGAGTCTTCCGAATGGCGATGGCCATTCTCGCTACGCGGATTATTTTGCCGTTGCATGACTTTCTTGATTCACTGATCATCCCGAATCGTCTTATCCAAGGGGGGATGAGCGAAGTAGAAGCGGCTACCGTATTTGGCGAGTACATCGGAATGGTCAGTACAATCGTCTATACACCGACGCTGATAACGGCTGCGTTGTCCCATATTATGGCCGCCAAGCTTGCCTCAGACTGGGAGAGAGGAAGGCTGCCCTCGTTTCACCAGCGCGTCCGAAAAGCATTGTCCGCGGGGGCTTGGTGGGGGCTGCTTGCCTCAACGGGGCTATTTCTGTGCGGACCGACTCTCTCATACCTGGTATACGGCAATACTTCGCTGGGCGGTGAAATCCGCTCGCTGGCACTGCTTCCCCTGCTCTGCGGGATCAGGGAGCTGACGACAACGATCTTGTGGACAGCGAACAACAAAAACGGTCCGATTCTGGGATTGCTCTTCGCTTCCTTTGCATCTACCGGTGTTACATACGTCGTGGTAGGGATTCCAGAGTGGTCACTTGCAGGGATTATTTGGGGGATGGTTGCGTTTGAGGTGGTCGGTGCCGCTGCCAATCTGCTGATGATTCACCGGATCAAGAGATGA
- a CDS encoding MerR family transcriptional regulator, with the protein MEYTVQKLGQLAGISTRTLRYYDEIGILKPARINSSGYRLYGQAEIDRLQQILFYKELGIPLEVIKEIVTSPSFHRGKALREHRSKLLDKRMQLDLLIRNVENTIAAMEGKITMSDREKFEGFKQEMLDENEKKYGAEIREKYGETAVNKSNEKLLKMTAEEYEEATRIENELTSTLAEAMQTGDPASPLAQKAAGLHKQWLLYYWSDYSKEAHAGLAHMYVADERFQAHYDAKQPGTAEFLRDAILIFTGQTK; encoded by the coding sequence GTGGAATATACAGTGCAAAAGCTTGGGCAGTTGGCGGGGATTAGCACTCGAACCCTGCGGTATTATGACGAAATAGGCATCCTGAAGCCGGCCAGGATCAATTCGTCAGGATATCGCCTCTACGGTCAGGCGGAAATCGACAGATTACAGCAGATTTTATTTTATAAGGAGCTGGGAATTCCGCTTGAGGTGATCAAGGAAATCGTCACGTCCCCATCCTTTCATCGAGGAAAAGCATTGCGAGAACACCGTTCTAAACTCCTTGACAAACGAATGCAGTTGGATCTGCTGATTCGTAATGTAGAAAACACAATTGCTGCTATGGAGGGGAAGATAACCATGTCCGATCGTGAAAAATTTGAGGGATTCAAGCAAGAGATGCTCGATGAGAATGAGAAGAAGTACGGTGCTGAGATCCGCGAAAAGTATGGAGAGACTGCTGTCAACAAATCGAATGAAAAGCTGCTGAAGATGACCGCCGAAGAGTATGAAGAAGCGACCCGTATCGAAAATGAGCTGACATCCACGTTAGCGGAAGCAATGCAAACCGGCGATCCCGCAAGTCCGCTCGCCCAAAAAGCTGCGGGTTTGCACAAGCAATGGCTGCTTTATTACTGGAGTGATTACAGTAAAGAAGCGCATGCCGGACTTGCCCACATGTACGTCGCGGATGAACGGTTTCAGGCCCATTACGATGCCAAGCAACCGGGTACGGCAGAATTTTTGCGAGATGCCATTCTGATTTTTACGGGTCAAACGAAGTAA
- a CDS encoding argininosuccinate synthase, with amino-acid sequence MAKEKIVLAYSGGLDTSVAIKWLQDTYNYDVIAVALDVGEGKDLDFVQKKALKVGALKSIVVDAKEAFAREYVLPALQANAMYEGKYPLVSALSRYLISRVLVEIAEKEGAVAVAHGCTGKGNDQVRFDVSFTALNPNLNIVAPVREWGWTRDEEIEYASKNGIPIPIDLDNPYSIDQNLWGRSCECGVLEDPWAAPPEGAYDLTKSIADAPEQAEEVEITFVKGVPTALNGEELPLSELILKLNKIAGNHGVGRIDHVENRLVGIKSREVYETPAATTLILAHRELEFLTQPREVAQFKPIVEQKMAQVIYEGLWYSPIRNALQAFIEETQKHVTGVVRVKLHKGHAIVVGRKSDSTLYSHELATYNAGDQFDHKAAIGFIKLWGLPTKVYAQVNEGVLHENIKTPIKILDEKDAITQ; translated from the coding sequence ATGGCAAAAGAAAAAATCGTGTTGGCCTATTCTGGCGGTTTAGATACATCTGTTGCAATTAAGTGGCTCCAAGACACATACAACTACGACGTTATTGCTGTAGCACTGGACGTGGGAGAAGGCAAAGATCTCGATTTTGTTCAGAAAAAGGCTCTGAAGGTCGGCGCGCTGAAATCCATCGTAGTGGATGCCAAAGAAGCGTTTGCGCGTGAATACGTCCTCCCGGCACTGCAGGCGAATGCCATGTATGAAGGCAAGTACCCGCTGGTATCTGCGCTGTCCCGTTACCTGATTTCCCGCGTGCTGGTAGAGATTGCGGAAAAAGAGGGCGCAGTAGCGGTAGCCCACGGCTGCACCGGGAAAGGAAATGACCAGGTTCGTTTCGACGTTTCGTTTACCGCTCTCAATCCCAATCTGAACATCGTGGCGCCTGTACGCGAATGGGGCTGGACACGGGATGAAGAGATTGAGTATGCAAGCAAAAACGGTATTCCGATTCCAATCGATCTGGACAATCCGTACAGCATCGACCAAAACCTCTGGGGCAGAAGCTGCGAGTGCGGTGTTCTGGAAGATCCATGGGCAGCTCCACCAGAAGGTGCATATGATCTGACCAAATCAATCGCTGATGCACCAGAACAGGCGGAAGAAGTGGAAATTACTTTTGTAAAAGGCGTACCGACTGCGCTGAACGGTGAAGAGCTTCCCCTGTCTGAGCTGATCCTGAAGCTGAACAAAATTGCCGGAAACCACGGGGTAGGACGTATCGACCACGTAGAAAATCGTCTCGTGGGCATCAAATCCCGCGAAGTGTATGAAACCCCTGCTGCGACGACACTGATTCTTGCCCACCGTGAGCTGGAGTTTTTGACCCAACCGCGTGAAGTGGCGCAGTTCAAGCCGATTGTGGAGCAAAAGATGGCACAGGTGATCTACGAGGGTCTCTGGTATTCGCCGATCCGCAACGCGCTGCAAGCCTTTATCGAAGAGACGCAAAAACATGTAACCGGCGTTGTCCGCGTGAAGCTGCACAAAGGACATGCGATCGTGGTCGGCCGCAAATCTGACTCGACCCTGTACAGCCACGAGCTGGCAACCTATAATGCTGGCGATCAGTTTGATCATAAAGCAGCGATTGGCTTCATCAAGCTGTGGGGTCTGCCAACCAAGGTATACGCCCAGGTAAATGAAGGTGTGCTGCATGAAAACATCAAGACACCGATCAAGATTTTGGACGAAAAGGATGCGATCACGCAATGA